The proteins below are encoded in one region of bacterium:
- a CDS encoding aldose 1-epimerase family protein, with translation MFYTHERNFGCRLNDELTYRGLRVLVLENELLRVSILLDQGTDIFEFLHKPSDTDFMWRSPCGVRRPGAFAPSSYLTGGAFSEYYEGGWQELFPQGGGRCEYNGAELGQHGEVWGLPWKHTVLEDSPQVISVKLWVRTIRTPFLLEKTLTMRRGAAVLEIEETATNEGRVPMDLMWGHHPAFGPPFLDETCRVYAAAERVYADANRGDDARFEPGTTFPWPVGPGVSGQPVDASLITPPEAGVSDMLFLTDLREGWYGITNHGRGVGFGMSWNLQTFPHIWYWLSLGGTMGGPSWGRNYVAALEPFSSYPGTLSEVIKWGNQMVMQPGEIRSTWLRAVAYEGGEVKGIDRAGRVE, from the coding sequence ATGTTCTACACCCACGAACGCAACTTCGGCTGCCGGCTCAACGACGAGCTGACCTATCGCGGGCTGCGCGTGCTCGTGCTCGAAAACGAGCTGTTGCGTGTCTCGATCCTGCTCGACCAGGGCACCGACATCTTCGAGTTTCTGCACAAGCCCAGCGACACCGACTTCATGTGGCGCAGTCCCTGTGGCGTGCGCCGGCCCGGCGCCTTCGCCCCCAGCAGCTACCTGACTGGCGGCGCCTTCTCCGAGTACTACGAGGGCGGCTGGCAGGAGCTGTTCCCCCAGGGTGGCGGCCGGTGCGAGTACAACGGCGCCGAGCTGGGGCAGCATGGCGAGGTCTGGGGCCTACCGTGGAAGCACACGGTGCTCGAGGACAGCCCCCAGGTCATCAGCGTGAAGCTGTGGGTGCGGACGATCCGCACGCCGTTCCTGCTGGAAAAGACGCTCACGATGCGACGCGGTGCCGCCGTGCTGGAGATCGAGGAGACGGCCACGAACGAGGGCCGCGTCCCGATGGACCTGATGTGGGGCCATCACCCGGCCTTCGGCCCGCCCTTCCTGGATGAAACCTGCCGTGTCTACGCCGCCGCCGAGCGCGTCTACGCCGACGCCAACCGCGGCGACGACGCGCGCTTTGAGCCCGGCACGACCTTCCCCTGGCCCGTCGGCCCCGGGGTCAGCGGCCAGCCGGTGGACGCCAGCCTTATCACCCCGCCCGAGGCCGGTGTGTCCGACATGCTCTTCCTGACCGACCTGCGCGAGGGCTGGTATGGCATCACCAACCACGGGCGCGGCGTGGGCTTCGGCATGTCGTGGAACCTGCAGACCTTCCCGCACATCTGGTACTGGCTGTCGCTCGGGGGGACGATGGGCGGGCCGAGCTGGGGGCGCAACTACGTGGCGGCGCTGGAGCCCTTCAGCAGCTACCCCGGTACGCTATCCGAAGTCATCAAGTGGGGGAACCAGATGGTGATGCAGCCGGGCGAGATCCGGAGCACGTGGCTGCGGGCCGTGGCGTACGAGGGGGGCGAGGTGAAGGGCATTGACCGAGCCGGGCGCGTCGAGTAG
- a CDS encoding PQQ-like beta-propeller repeat protein: MRNIKPALAILIVCFALATAATAQDWPQWRGPGRDGKVAAFTAPDTWPAALAQQWRVVVGAGDAGPALVGDRLYVFSRQGEEEVTTCLNVADGTQVWQDKVAAAPVTGPAARHPGPRSSVAVAEGKVVTLGATGVLSCLDAASGKVVWRKDPFPGVAPKFFTASSPLIVNGMAVAHLGGAGNGAMIGFDLGTGAEMGRWAGEGPDYASPVVMTVADTPQAVTLTEKSIVGVSLLDGSLLWQRPFAQQERSYNSVTPVVDGQTVIYTGARRGMFAVKIEGVGGAFTATELWTNPTLGCGYCTPVLRDGFLYGVSDKGNLLCVNAQTGQPAWVDTAMTDKGSYAPMVDAGGVLMAFPSTGEMIVFKPDSAAFTQVARLKVADTPVYAYPVVSGKRIIVKDQDAVTCWVVP; the protein is encoded by the coding sequence ATGCGCAACATCAAGCCGGCTCTCGCGATACTGATCGTCTGCTTCGCTCTGGCCACGGCCGCGACGGCCCAAGACTGGCCCCAGTGGCGCGGTCCGGGCCGCGACGGCAAAGTCGCCGCCTTCACCGCGCCGGACACGTGGCCGGCCGCGCTTGCGCAGCAGTGGCGCGTGGTGGTCGGCGCCGGGGATGCCGGCCCCGCCCTCGTCGGCGACCGGCTGTACGTCTTCTCGCGCCAGGGCGAGGAGGAAGTCACGACCTGCCTGAACGTCGCGGATGGCACCCAGGTGTGGCAGGACAAGGTGGCCGCCGCACCCGTGACCGGCCCCGCGGCCCGCCACCCCGGCCCCCGCAGCTCAGTGGCCGTGGCGGAAGGCAAAGTGGTGACACTGGGCGCCACCGGCGTGCTTTCCTGCCTCGACGCCGCTAGCGGCAAGGTCGTATGGCGCAAGGACCCCTTCCCCGGTGTCGCGCCCAAGTTCTTCACCGCCTCCTCGCCGCTGATCGTCAACGGCATGGCCGTGGCACACCTGGGCGGCGCGGGCAATGGCGCGATGATCGGCTTCGACCTGGGCACCGGCGCGGAGATGGGCCGTTGGGCCGGCGAGGGCCCCGACTACGCCTCGCCGGTGGTCATGACCGTCGCCGACACCCCGCAGGCGGTGACGCTGACCGAAAAGAGCATCGTGGGCGTGAGCCTGCTGGACGGCAGCCTGCTGTGGCAGCGCCCCTTCGCCCAGCAGGAGCGCTCGTACAACTCCGTGACGCCCGTCGTGGATGGCCAGACGGTCATCTACACCGGCGCGCGACGGGGCATGTTCGCAGTGAAGATCGAGGGGGTGGGCGGAGCGTTCACAGCCACCGAACTGTGGACCAACCCCACCCTCGGCTGCGGGTACTGCACGCCGGTGCTGCGCGACGGCTTCCTGTACGGGGTGTCGGACAAGGGCAACCTGCTGTGTGTGAACGCGCAGACGGGGCAGCCGGCCTGGGTGGATACGGCGATGACGGACAAGGGCAGCTACGCGCCCATGGTGGATGCCGGCGGGGTGCTCATGGCCTTCCCGTCCACAGGCGAGATGATCGTCTTCAAGCCCGACAGCGCGGCCTTCACCCAGGTGGCACGGCTCAAGGTGGCTGACACGCCCGTGTATGCGTACCCGGTCGTGTCAGGCAAGCGCATCATCGTGAAGGACCAGGACGCGGTGACGTGCTGGGTGGTACCGTAG
- a CDS encoding DUF1559 domain-containing protein: MRRHGFTLIELLVVIAIIAILAAILFPVFAKAREKARQSSCSSNIKQISLGILSYAQDYDEKFPLALAGSLTGSFYLFNELIDPYIKNAQIWQCPSKKDALVLSAIGKANLGYSVDIARPMPSGVYRMFGIPYAIVGTYSCSLGQIDQPAQTAMMCDVRGSIDTTPNIAISEDPRHNDGCNYGYADGHVKWERPNPTTPRIYVDL; this comes from the coding sequence ATGAGAAGGCACGGTTTCACGCTCATTGAGTTGCTGGTCGTCATCGCCATCATCGCCATCCTCGCAGCCATCCTGTTCCCTGTTTTCGCCAAAGCACGCGAGAAGGCGAGGCAGTCCAGTTGCAGCAGCAACATCAAGCAGATCTCCCTGGGCATCCTGTCGTATGCCCAGGACTATGACGAGAAGTTCCCGCTGGCGCTCGCGGGGTCGCTGACCGGATCGTTCTACCTGTTCAACGAGTTGATTGATCCCTACATCAAGAACGCGCAGATCTGGCAGTGCCCCAGCAAGAAGGATGCCCTCGTGCTCAGCGCCATCGGCAAGGCCAACCTCGGCTACTCCGTGGACATCGCTAGGCCGATGCCCTCCGGCGTCTACCGCATGTTCGGCATTCCGTACGCGATAGTCGGCACCTACTCCTGCTCGCTGGGCCAGATAGACCAGCCGGCGCAGACGGCCATGATGTGCGATGTTCGGGGCTCGATTGATACCACCCCGAACATCGCGATCTCCGAGGACCCGCGCCACAATGACGGCTGCAACTACGGGTATGCAGATGGTCACGTCAAGTGGGAGCGCCCCAACCCCACCACCCCGCGCATCTATGTAGACCTGTAG
- a CDS encoding DUF2284 domain-containing protein, translating to MAPHGEDLKQFVNRAVALGAVEAKVIDPASIVTAAWVRWKCQYGCGCYGSNLCCPPHSPTPERTRALVDCYRRALLVHCQPGQNVKALVVTLERELFLAGHYQAFALGAGPCSLCKECTLDQCVHAAETRPAMEACGIDVFATARGNGFPIEVVTDRTCEQNYYGVVLVD from the coding sequence ATGGCCCCGCACGGTGAGGACCTCAAGCAGTTCGTGAACCGGGCCGTGGCACTCGGAGCTGTCGAGGCGAAGGTCATCGATCCGGCCAGCATCGTCACGGCCGCCTGGGTGCGCTGGAAGTGCCAGTACGGCTGTGGGTGCTATGGCAGCAACCTGTGCTGCCCCCCGCATAGCCCCACCCCCGAGCGGACCCGCGCTTTGGTGGACTGCTACCGGCGCGCTCTCCTGGTCCACTGCCAGCCCGGCCAGAATGTGAAGGCCCTGGTGGTAACACTGGAGCGCGAGCTGTTCCTGGCCGGCCACTACCAGGCCTTCGCCCTCGGGGCCGGGCCGTGCTCGTTGTGCAAGGAGTGTACACTCGACCAGTGTGTGCATGCAGCAGAGACACGGCCGGCCATGGAGGCGTGTGGCATTGACGTGTTCGCCACGGCCCGCGGCAACGGGTTCCCGATCGAGGTCGTCACGGACCGGACGTGTGAGCAGAACTACTACGGAGTCGTGCTGGTGGACTGA
- a CDS encoding LEA type 2 family protein translates to MMTRRLCLLLMLVPPGCGLLHAQTLSLPAQTGQALSLAPDDWRLELQQVRSWQFGAPAQAGRRQVVVNFRVRIDNPSTIGSTNMLQVELNGQTVGLKTARRQMRLLNKPNRFAWSDPPFLTWYIPGGQWRLAYAPDFEVLTRTTYYGPEAYRFTLDVSDLIRPGGNALTFTHTGNKDIARNARSDLALVFRDLELQVREGPGVLPGEPPRPPRSRPFVCGQTRSRPFQAKARQSELIVQDTAGHQYTVTSYLGEGPPGYEGPCRWRHRREVRPEPDRGRLLVTDHFSNTSDQAIPLRLRHELRLGRSRCERVNFGGREDPSLEELNRPECPYLFLPHDGVGVGLVAYDDVLRMHGTLYFDDDRQAGGVRDDWFGLPPHGEYTMTWAVYCTATDNVFDLVNLVRRDWGVAFRLDGGYNFFEPDAILAYDDVKLKQHLDMLNISVTMSQGGWYDRKLVEAGQKNVGHGPIVAGPIYADYRQRLKAACEKLRRLRPGIKCLIYYDCWLVSGADIATQYADSLYTRADGKPRNYQPRTEFGFPIANVVPTLANTMGRETLQKIPGMILDEIGADGLYWDEIAHSFQGNADYAHPDPYTYLIDAKTGAILRPAGAPDLAAQPFKLAMMRAFLDRGAAIVGNSPPTNMTEQQIHFPRFTETDIPHHPGLASKTWLYAPISYAGWSTYHLPNVTEADFLADIREKLWNANLYLYSAPMFYHLFTHENLATYEYPITVIGLDEGVIVGQERIITLRPGRFGWPGRSWTGELLLFDRGQRMVARKPVTPGRDGCVAVELPPDGAAIVVCKR, encoded by the coding sequence ATGATGACACGCCGGCTTTGTCTGCTGCTGATGCTGGTCCCGCCGGGGTGTGGTCTGCTCCACGCCCAGACGCTCTCGCTTCCTGCCCAGACGGGCCAGGCGCTCTCGCTGGCGCCGGATGACTGGCGGCTGGAGCTGCAGCAGGTGCGCAGTTGGCAGTTCGGGGCCCCCGCGCAGGCGGGCCGACGGCAGGTAGTGGTCAACTTCCGCGTCCGCATTGACAACCCCTCCACCATCGGCTCGACGAACATGCTGCAGGTCGAGCTGAACGGGCAGACGGTGGGCCTCAAGACGGCGCGGCGGCAGATGCGGCTACTGAACAAGCCCAACCGCTTCGCCTGGAGCGATCCGCCCTTCCTGACCTGGTATATCCCCGGCGGGCAGTGGCGCCTGGCCTACGCCCCGGATTTTGAGGTGCTGACGCGGACGACATACTACGGCCCGGAAGCCTACCGCTTCACGCTCGACGTCAGTGACCTCATCCGGCCGGGCGGCAACGCCCTGACCTTCACCCACACCGGCAACAAGGACATCGCACGGAACGCCAGGAGCGATCTGGCGCTGGTGTTCCGCGACCTGGAGCTGCAGGTGCGGGAAGGGCCCGGGGTGCTGCCGGGGGAGCCGCCGCGGCCCCCGCGGTCGCGGCCCTTCGTGTGTGGTCAGACCCGTTCGCGCCCGTTCCAGGCAAAGGCACGCCAGAGCGAACTCATCGTGCAGGACACGGCGGGGCACCAGTACACCGTGACCTCGTACCTGGGCGAAGGCCCGCCCGGCTATGAGGGCCCGTGTCGGTGGCGGCATCGGCGGGAGGTGCGCCCCGAGCCGGACCGGGGACGGCTACTCGTCACCGACCACTTCAGCAACACCAGCGATCAGGCCATACCGTTGCGTCTGCGGCACGAACTGCGTCTGGGCCGCAGTCGTTGCGAGCGCGTCAACTTCGGCGGGCGCGAGGACCCCAGCCTCGAGGAGCTGAACCGCCCCGAGTGCCCCTATCTCTTTCTGCCCCATGACGGCGTCGGTGTGGGCCTGGTCGCCTATGATGACGTGCTGCGCATGCACGGGACGCTGTACTTCGACGATGACCGCCAGGCTGGCGGCGTCCGCGATGACTGGTTCGGCTTGCCGCCCCACGGCGAGTACACGATGACCTGGGCGGTGTACTGCACCGCCACGGACAATGTCTTCGACCTGGTCAACCTGGTCCGGCGCGACTGGGGTGTCGCGTTCCGCCTGGACGGCGGCTACAACTTCTTTGAGCCCGACGCCATCCTGGCCTATGATGACGTCAAGCTCAAGCAGCACCTGGACATGCTCAACATCAGTGTGACCATGTCGCAGGGCGGGTGGTATGACCGCAAGCTGGTGGAGGCGGGGCAGAAGAACGTAGGGCACGGGCCCATCGTGGCCGGACCGATCTACGCCGACTACCGCCAGCGCCTCAAGGCGGCCTGTGAGAAGCTGCGGCGGCTGCGGCCGGGGATCAAGTGCTTGATCTACTACGACTGCTGGCTCGTGAGCGGCGCGGACATCGCCACGCAGTACGCCGATAGCCTCTACACCCGCGCCGATGGCAAGCCCCGCAACTATCAGCCCCGGACCGAGTTCGGCTTCCCGATCGCCAACGTCGTGCCGACCCTGGCCAACACCATGGGGCGGGAGACCCTACAGAAGATCCCGGGGATGATCCTGGATGAGATCGGGGCCGATGGGCTGTACTGGGACGAGATCGCCCACAGCTTCCAGGGCAACGCCGACTACGCCCATCCCGACCCCTACACCTATCTCATTGACGCCAAGACGGGGGCGATCCTCCGCCCGGCCGGTGCGCCGGACCTGGCCGCCCAGCCCTTCAAGCTGGCGATGATGAGAGCGTTCCTCGACCGCGGCGCGGCCATCGTGGGCAACAGCCCGCCCACGAACATGACCGAGCAGCAGATCCACTTCCCGCGCTTCACCGAGACGGACATCCCGCACCACCCGGGTCTGGCCAGCAAGACCTGGCTCTACGCGCCCATCTCCTATGCCGGCTGGAGTACCTATCATCTCCCCAATGTGACCGAGGCGGACTTCCTGGCCGACATCCGGGAGAAGCTCTGGAACGCTAACCTGTACCTGTACTCGGCGCCGATGTTCTACCACCTCTTCACCCACGAGAACCTCGCGACGTACGAGTACCCCATCACGGTGATTGGCCTGGACGAGGGCGTCATTGTCGGGCAAGAGCGCATCATCACCCTCCGGCCGGGGCGGTTTGGCTGGCCCGGACGGTCCTGGACGGGGGAACTCTTGCTGTTTGACCGGGGTCAGAGAATGGTGGCGCGCAAGCCCGTCACGCCTGGGCGGGATGGCTGTGTGGCGGTGGAATTACCGCCGGATGGCGCAGCCATAGTGGTATGCAAGCGCTGA
- a CDS encoding DUF6067 family protein, giving the protein MRQLLLVTLILLVATAAFAGNPGDAAWPRLTILPPPAAPVIDGVLSPGEWDRTVVVTGFAPLGHAELVAHQPLVHLAWTPDALLIAAQVPSPPGQKARARATDFDGTVWADDSLEVHVDRGHQHKQNYQFIVNALATKFDSLAGDKNFNAEWTAAAQNNPGQWTAELAIPWTAMGGAPKAGDMDGFNVIVNSSYLGGTLTFSPLKRSAHETASYAHVGYGRDAAVSVERLDAADLREVVLRAYGAAPASVRYRLSRAGDAADLADQALTLAGNGAPGSVSVQIPREQGLPKPGEYTIRLTATGPGGTLLVRDADFTVRDALRVTCQAYEVGGTLEVRLQTEPSIFPAADTEYALTVSGARGVIKQIEHGRLPAAAETPVLTLQRRQVPPGKLTLKATVTHLKTGQQYTVERTLDSPLQPVWLGTREGLTDKVPAPWTPVTVKGSTVGCSGRTYGFQGGPLPTSVTTRGSSVLAGPVRLIGEADGAALIWTGGKSVCMVQRPTQAKLSGQATSGALKLTGTAAVDYDGMIRCDLTLAPSRGQSTVRELTLEVPLKPAYARYLYSFPGRWGSCANSAYLPAEGWQNPFKPFVWLGDEDRGFAWFCESDRNWFPLDNKTALTIERTPQATTLKCHLIAAETVVDKPLTYTFGFEATPCKQPDKTVWDYRIVHQGNYGLEKQRATSGGKVGYPAAGRLRREEGTFECWVRPAVDSERDKAFADRTYQGNRDLFTVQLSPGMNGSNYGLYWNGTVQGLVGWARTDGVVTDNPGYSFDWKAGEWHLVGMTWDAQKLRIYLDGKMVSETPNKGFLRAPLDAAEIRIGGDGALATVDEVRILSVARPPVVTDKPFEADAQTLLLDHFDNYGAKGEGAVGKPDAWVRFAPGKFGQAPTWEPGQGRTRLDEMAEQGVRTVCFHEHWVPYQSYPHVTDADRPRLRSLVDGLHQSKLNLLLYMSRQFADNCPEWELHNADFCQEPRPGAYTRQPPQRAYIGCWNSPFKDFCLHYLGRTIDEFGNDGWYLDGPEWPMPCANRAHGCGYQAPDGSWRQTWDIFATRDFMQRLYVLTRQRKPQGQLNIHNSTVMVIPTLGFGTSSWGGEQIDAIKPPVKTLTAVPMDSFRTEFMGRQWGVPAEFLVYDGQPYYARDVLAYTLLHGVLIRPGSPDSMDRTSALWKAHDKFPFSHGTMLGYWCNGDVIKIAGSPSGALAPELGQENVYASVWTLPGQGALIVVSNLTDADAQAQVTINLAKLGAPKTARVWDALSGETLRHQQGRLTLPVESWRYRVLRVK; this is encoded by the coding sequence ATGCGTCAGCTACTGCTCGTCACACTCATCCTGCTCGTGGCCACTGCCGCCTTCGCCGGCAACCCGGGGGACGCGGCCTGGCCGCGCCTGACGATCCTGCCGCCGCCGGCCGCGCCGGTCATTGACGGCGTCCTGTCGCCGGGCGAGTGGGACCGGACCGTCGTCGTGACCGGCTTCGCGCCCCTGGGCCATGCCGAACTCGTCGCCCACCAGCCCCTTGTGCACCTGGCCTGGACCCCGGACGCGCTGCTGATCGCGGCGCAAGTGCCTTCGCCGCCGGGGCAGAAGGCCCGGGCGCGCGCGACTGACTTTGACGGCACCGTCTGGGCGGACGACTCGCTGGAAGTCCATGTGGATCGCGGCCACCAGCACAAGCAGAACTACCAGTTCATCGTCAACGCTCTGGCCACGAAGTTCGACTCGTTGGCCGGAGACAAGAACTTCAACGCCGAGTGGACGGCCGCGGCCCAGAACAACCCCGGCCAGTGGACGGCGGAGCTGGCGATCCCCTGGACGGCCATGGGCGGGGCCCCCAAGGCCGGAGACATGGACGGCTTCAACGTCATCGTCAACTCGTCGTACCTGGGGGGCACACTGACCTTCAGCCCGCTCAAGCGGTCGGCGCACGAGACAGCCAGCTATGCCCACGTCGGCTATGGCCGGGACGCCGCGGTGAGCGTCGAGCGGCTCGACGCGGCTGACCTGCGGGAAGTCGTCCTGCGGGCCTACGGCGCCGCGCCGGCATCCGTGCGCTACCGCCTCTCCCGCGCCGGCGACGCCGCTGACCTGGCCGATCAGGCGCTGACGCTGGCGGGCAACGGGGCTCCCGGCAGCGTCTCGGTGCAGATCCCGCGCGAGCAGGGGCTGCCCAAGCCCGGCGAGTACACGATCCGCCTCACGGCCACGGGCCCCGGCGGGACGCTGCTGGTGCGCGACGCCGACTTCACCGTCCGCGACGCCCTGCGCGTCACCTGCCAGGCCTATGAGGTCGGCGGCACGCTGGAGGTCCGCCTGCAGACCGAGCCCTCCATCTTCCCCGCCGCCGACACGGAATACGCGCTCACTGTCTCCGGGGCGCGCGGCGTCATCAAGCAGATCGAGCACGGGCGCCTGCCCGCTGCCGCCGAAACGCCGGTCCTCACCCTCCAGCGCCGCCAGGTTCCGCCCGGTAAGCTCACTCTCAAAGCGACCGTCACCCACCTGAAGACGGGCCAGCAGTACACCGTCGAGCGCACCCTCGACAGCCCGCTGCAGCCGGTGTGGCTCGGCACGCGGGAGGGCCTGACGGACAAGGTCCCCGCCCCCTGGACGCCGGTAACGGTCAAGGGCAGCACGGTTGGGTGCTCGGGGCGCACGTATGGCTTCCAGGGCGGGCCGCTGCCCACCAGCGTCACCACCCGCGGGTCGAGTGTGCTCGCCGGCCCGGTCCGCCTCATTGGCGAGGCCGATGGCGCCGCCCTCATCTGGACCGGCGGCAAGAGCGTCTGCATGGTCCAGAGGCCAACACAGGCGAAGCTGAGCGGCCAGGCCACCTCGGGCGCGCTCAAGCTCACCGGCACCGCCGCCGTGGACTACGACGGCATGATCCGCTGCGACCTGACGCTCGCGCCGTCGCGCGGCCAGAGCACGGTGCGCGAGCTGACGCTCGAGGTCCCCCTCAAGCCCGCGTACGCCCGCTACCTGTACAGCTTCCCCGGACGCTGGGGCAGTTGCGCCAACAGCGCCTACCTGCCCGCGGAGGGCTGGCAGAACCCGTTCAAGCCGTTCGTCTGGCTGGGCGACGAGGACCGGGGTTTCGCGTGGTTCTGCGAGAGCGACCGCAATTGGTTCCCGCTGGACAACAAGACCGCCCTGACGATCGAGCGCACCCCGCAGGCCACGACCCTCAAGTGCCACCTGATCGCCGCCGAGACCGTCGTGGACAAGCCCCTGACCTACACCTTCGGCTTCGAGGCCACCCCCTGCAAGCAGCCGGACAAGACCGTGTGGGACTACCGCATCGTGCACCAGGGGAACTACGGCCTGGAGAAGCAGCGGGCCACCAGCGGCGGTAAGGTCGGCTACCCGGCGGCGGGGCGCCTCCGCCGGGAAGAGGGGACCTTCGAGTGCTGGGTGCGGCCTGCCGTGGACAGCGAGCGCGACAAGGCCTTCGCCGACCGCACCTACCAGGGCAACCGTGACCTCTTCACTGTCCAGCTCAGCCCCGGCATGAACGGCAGCAACTACGGGCTGTACTGGAATGGCACCGTGCAGGGCCTCGTCGGTTGGGCCCGCACCGACGGCGTGGTCACCGACAACCCCGGCTATAGCTTCGACTGGAAGGCCGGGGAGTGGCACCTCGTCGGCATGACCTGGGACGCCCAGAAGCTGCGCATCTACCTCGACGGCAAGATGGTGTCCGAGACGCCGAACAAGGGGTTCCTGCGCGCGCCGCTGGACGCCGCCGAGATCCGGATCGGCGGCGACGGCGCCCTGGCGACGGTTGACGAGGTGCGCATCCTCTCCGTCGCCCGCCCGCCCGTCGTCACCGACAAGCCCTTCGAGGCGGACGCGCAGACGCTGCTGCTGGACCACTTCGACAACTACGGCGCCAAAGGTGAGGGAGCAGTGGGGAAGCCCGATGCCTGGGTGCGCTTTGCGCCCGGCAAGTTCGGCCAGGCCCCGACCTGGGAGCCCGGGCAGGGCCGGACACGCCTGGACGAGATGGCCGAGCAGGGCGTGCGCACCGTCTGCTTCCATGAGCACTGGGTGCCGTACCAGTCGTACCCCCATGTCACGGATGCTGACCGACCGCGCCTGCGCAGCCTCGTGGACGGCCTCCACCAGAGCAAGCTCAACCTGCTGCTGTACATGTCCCGCCAGTTCGCGGACAACTGCCCGGAGTGGGAGCTGCACAACGCCGACTTCTGCCAGGAGCCCCGGCCCGGCGCCTACACTCGCCAACCCCCGCAGCGCGCCTACATCGGCTGCTGGAACAGCCCCTTCAAGGACTTCTGCCTCCACTACCTGGGCCGGACGATAGACGAGTTCGGCAACGACGGCTGGTATCTGGACGGGCCCGAGTGGCCCATGCCCTGCGCCAACCGCGCCCACGGTTGCGGCTACCAGGCGCCGGACGGCTCCTGGCGGCAGACCTGGGACATCTTCGCCACGCGCGACTTCATGCAGCGCCTGTATGTCCTCACCCGCCAACGCAAGCCGCAGGGGCAACTGAACATCCACAACTCCACGGTCATGGTCATCCCGACTCTGGGCTTTGGCACGAGCAGTTGGGGCGGCGAGCAGATTGACGCCATCAAGCCGCCGGTCAAGACGCTCACCGCCGTCCCGATGGACTCCTTCCGCACCGAGTTCATGGGCCGCCAGTGGGGCGTCCCGGCGGAGTTCCTGGTCTATGACGGCCAGCCGTACTACGCCAGGGACGTGCTGGCGTACACGCTGCTGCACGGGGTGCTGATCCGCCCGGGCAGCCCGGACTCGATGGACCGCACCTCGGCCCTGTGGAAGGCCCACGACAAGTTCCCCTTCAGCCACGGCACGATGCTGGGGTACTGGTGCAACGGAGACGTCATCAAGATCGCCGGCTCCCCCAGCGGCGCCCTGGCGCCCGAGTTGGGTCAGGAGAACGTCTACGCCAGCGTCTGGACGCTGCCGGGGCAGGGGGCGCTGATCGTGGTGAGCAACCTGACCGACGCCGACGCCCAGGCGCAGGTGACGATCAACCTGGCGAAGCTGGGCGCCCCGAAGACGGCGAGAGTATGGGACGCGCTCAGCGGCGAGACGCTACGGCACCAGCAGGGGAGGCTGACGCTGCCGGTGGAGAGCTGGCGGTACCGGGTGCTGCGGGTGAAGTAG